The Anolis carolinensis isolate JA03-04 chromosome 1, rAnoCar3.1.pri, whole genome shotgun sequence genome window below encodes:
- the ctla4 gene encoding cytotoxic T-lymphocyte protein 4 gives MVALFLTIAFSSIVAGFSKVMEVTQPVFTVVKSQGAANFQCGFTNTEDASKLRITLLKQEGNESVQICALSFPLEEGSLFKTNEDGIQCQIHPGRESVNITLWGLKATDAGLYVCQMEWIYPPPYYSVLGSGTQLFLLERDACPAVYPYFWISVMIASGLLGYSILITIYMKTKVLRKSMYFTPGIYEKIIPM, from the exons ATGGTGGCCCTTTTTCTCACCATTGCCTTTTCCAGCATTGTGGCTGGCTTCTCCAAAG TCATGGAAGTGACCCAGCCAGTGTTCACAGTGGTGAAAAGCCAAGGGGCTGCCAACTTCCAGTGTGGATTCACAAACACCGAGGATGCAAGTAAACTCAGAATAACTTTGCTTAAACAGGAGGGCAATGAGTCTGTCCAGATATGTGCATTGTCTTTTCCTTTGGAGGAAGGCAGTCTATTCAAGACGAATGAGGATGGCATCCAGTGCCAAATTCATCCTGGCAGAGAGAGTGTAAATATTACCCTTTGGGGTCTAAAGGCCACTGATGCTGGGCTGTATGTGTGCCAGATGGAATGGATTTATCCTCCGCCCTACTACTCAGTCCTGGGAAGTGGGACCCAGCTTTTTCTCCTTG AGAGAGATGCATGCCCAGCTGTATATCCGTATTTTTGGATTTCTGTGATGATTGCTTCTGGATTGCTTGGCTACAGTATTTTAATCACAATCTACATGAAAACAAAGGTG TTACGAAAAAGCATGTATTTTACGCCTGGGATCTACGAGAAAATTATACCGATGTAA